DNA sequence from the Peromyscus eremicus chromosome 7, PerEre_H2_v1, whole genome shotgun sequence genome:
TCACTTTAGACAGTCTCATTGTTTTCTTACTGAATACACAGGACTAGGTGGCCTGTGAGCTTTGGAcatcctgtctgtctctccttgtAGGAGCACTGGGATGTCACAGGCTGATGATACCCACCCAGGTTTCATgggagttctggggatttgaactcacatcctcatgcttgcatggcaagcacattTGCCCATGGACCCACCTCCACAGCTCTTTCTACCCtgttttgtttagagacagagtctctcaccgTATCTTAAGTTCTGCTTTTGGCTAGTCTAGCTGGACAGCAAATCTTGGGGAACCTTCCTGTCCCCAactctcagcactggggttagaCATGTGTGGCCCTgacccatttttaaattttatttattcaatattttttacattttattaatttatagtgtgtgtgtgcgtgtgtgtgtgtgtgtgtgtgtgtgtgtgtgtgtgtgtgtgtgtgtgtttgagtgtttgagacagagtcccatatatcccagactggcctcaaactccttctgtagctaagaatgaccttgagtttctgatcctcctgcctccaccttttgagtgctgggataactggTATGCATGGCCAcgtctggtttatgtggtgctggggatcaaacccaggaccttgtgcattgTACTGGTCACTGTTTGTAGTTGGCTTGATAGAATtttgagtcacctgggaagagggaatggcCTTGATCagttggcctatgggcatgttgTGGgtcattgtcttgattgatggatatttaggagggcccagcccattgtggacctgggctgtgtaagaaagctgaactcaggagacagacaggtaAATCTGAGTTCGAAGCAAGCCTAGTTGGTTGCGTTCCAGGTCAGCAGGGCTGcgtagtgagtccctgtctcagagagggagggaagttAGCTGAGCATGGCCCTAAGAGCATGCTgggaagcagtgttcttccatggtttctgcttcagttcctgccctgatttccttcaatgacGGACCGTGACTCAGAAGTATGAGCTGACCAAGTTACATTTAGTCaaggtatttatcacagcaacagcaaacaaACTAGACTATGCATGCTAGCAagcacactaccaactgagccaccccaacccccagccacccctacacacacacacacacacacacacacacacacacacacacacacacacatacacacacacacacacatacacttttgagacagggtctcactacatggcttagccttaaactcatggcCCTCCTGCCTCATTATTACAAATGTTGGAATTACTagcatgtactaccacaccttAAAACTATTAGTTCctgaaaattcttttaaaatgatgttttctagtatatacaaatatacttgACTTTTTATATTTCATAGAGCCCCAATGCCTATGATAAGCTCATAGTTTAGTTATAATTGCCTGCCTGTGCATTCTTCAGGGGTGACATAGTATTTATTCTCTCCAGTCTCCATGTTCTGTTCCCCTCCAGGTTTTCTACATTAACTCCAGGTCTTTAGATCTAATGaggtctctcctctctcccttcagaTGAGGCCGAGGCCCACATTGACTATGAAGACAATTTCCCTGATGACAGATCCGTGTCATTCAGGGAACTCATGGAAGATTCCCgggcagagggagaagaggaaaaggctCAGGAGGATGCCTCTGAGGAGACACCAAAACAAGACAGTGTGGTCCTCACTTCTGTGTCTAAAGAGAACATAGCCCAGGAAAATGCCTTTGTGCCTACCACAGGCTTGCCCGGCCCTGGGAGCAGGGTCCGCACAGACTGGCCCAGATCCCGCCTAAACAGGAAATACTCACTCTGGTTTCCTGCTGAGACTTTCCACAAGTCAGAGCTGGAAAAGGAAGTGAGGGATGAGACCAAAGATCCACTTCCTGCTGGAGAAAATCACAGTGAAGGAGAACTGGTCCCAGGGGAGTCTGAAACCAGGCTGGTCTATGCCGCCACCTACAGCCCCTCAGAGCCATTGGTGGATAGGAATGACAGCAAGGCAGAGGACCCGGTGGTGAGCAGCAGTGACGATTCCTGGTTAGATGGTTACCCTGTGACAGATGGGGCCTggaggaaggtggaggcagaacgGGAGGATGATGGGTCAGTGGGACTGGATGAAAGTGTTCTCATAACCCCCGATCAGCCCACTGGGAAAGTTAAGGAGCAGAAGAATTCCACCACCGCACCTAGCAAGTCTGTGGTAGACAGTTCAGTTGTTCCTTCTCAAATGCTCAATGTAGAGGCTCTGGTTCCAGGACCCATGGATGTGTCTGAGACTGAGGGTCCCTACACCAGGGATGGTGATTTGACTAAGTATCAGTCAACTATACCCCGGAGAGTCACCACAGAGCCGTCACCTATGGCCACCTTACCCAATGAACTCACCACCTCCACCCAAGAGACAGTACCAACAACTCTCCGGCAGACACATAAACTCATCCTCTCGACTAGTGTGGAGGCCACCCAGCCTCCAGTGGAGGCCACAGCTCCTGAGATTCAGGACAGCTTCCCATACCTGTTGTCTGAAGACTTCTTGGGACAGGAGGGCGCTGGGCCTGGTGTAGGCGAGGAGAAACTTCTCCCAACCTTGGCACCATGTGTGGGGAGTGAGTGTCCCAGCTTAAGGAGAGGCCCAGTGATCACCATCATCGTCACTGTCTTgtgcctgctgctgctcctggcgGTCGTGGGAGCGGTCTGGGGTTACCGCAGGTGCCAGCACAAGAGCTCTGTATACAAGCTGAATGTCGGACAGCGGCAGGCTAGACACTACCACCAGCAGATTGAGATGGAGAAGGTCTAGCCTCCGTCAGCGTGGGCTCTCACAAAGCCACTTGGAGGAAGATTAACTGTGACCCATCACACTGATAATTCTCAGGATCGGAGGTGGAAAGGGTTCACCCTCTAAAGTTCAAGTCTTTCTTCTATCTGCTGAGAAGTGTCTCTGGAggcatgtggagggcagaaagGGTTTGGTGGAGTTGTCACACATGCCAAGGCCTTCTCAACCACATGCTCTGGAATTCATCGCCCAAATCACAGACCTCTGCTTGCCTCTATTCCAATCTAAGGGCGGGTTGTTGTTGGAATCACCTTTTATCTTTACCACACTAAAGTCTTTTCATCTTTAGAGAGAGCGAATCACAGACTCCGGGCCCTGAAATGTAGGAAATAGTTTTGATAAGCCATGTGTTTAAGGCCACGTTAGGAAACAGATGTCCAGTTGTGGCACGGGACGGGGAAGGGTCATGCTGTTTCCTGTTAGTGTGATGTTGCTGAGGACAAATGGGTCAGGAGCTAGAATGTACTTCATAAActttggcatttcttttttggtttgtggAAATTGGAGAGAATTTAAGACTGACATTTTGCCTCGGGGTATGAGGAGCAAACAGGTACGTGCCCACCCCTGATCCTGCTGTTCCTTTAAGAACAAGGTGAACTTGGTGCCAGTGAGGACGACACTCAGTGTCCTTGTCTGGTCTGTGCCTACAAATGCCTTGGGATTGCTCCCAGGGCTGATGACAATACCCAACTCACAGTCTCCGCTCTCAGGATTAACTGTTTCTCGGAACTCCAGTAAAAGGGAATGACGTGGATGGGGAAAAATGTTGGAAGAAGCTCAAAGACTGATATATCAAGTACGGGTGCCTGCTCTATGGAGGAGGAATGAAAATGGACATGCGTTGCCCTGGGTTGATCTGTCCCAGCCATTTCCACCAAGTGGCATCTCAACGGCTATCGTTTCTAGAAGGATGGTCCTCAGATCAGCAGCATATCTCCGGGGGTTTTGTTGAAGATGTAAATCCTTTAGTCTCATCCCAGACTCAGCAAGCCAAACCCCTGGGGCTGGGCAGGCTCTGAGCTCAAACCATGGCTCTGATGTACATTCATACTAAGAGCCATTGGCTTCTGTCATCTGTGGTGATCTTGGAACCCAGGAAGGCCTGGAGACAGGGAGGTGAGTACCTCATGTACTGTCTAGCTTGACCTCAGCATCTCGACAACAGCATGTGAAGTGTCACCTCCGGCTGTCTCCAGGGTATTAGCCCAGAAGTCAGCACACCATGCTTTTCTATCTGAATTCCTTCCTGAAGGCGTGAAACTGATGGAGGCTATATAATTATTCTGAGGCACCATGGGAGTGTCTACTTTTGTATGGCACAAGAAATCCTGGTACATGTCTTTATTGGTGGTGGTTTTACGTTGAAAAGCAGGTGGCAGGGAATGTGGCTTAGTGGCAGAGTGACTGACTGGcaggtgtgaggccctgggttcaaactctAGTACTACCAGAACAAAAACATTGGTGATGGTATTTTaccaaaggaagagaaaagatctCATGATATATCTTCTCTGCTGTCACGTGTTTGATGTgagctttggaaaatgacaataTAACACCATACAAAATCCCAACGACCATAACTAGGCCAAATGAAGGCCTGAGGGAGCCTGCTAGAATAGCTCTGCTgcagaggaaatggagaggagggagaagatgcCAAAGAAGAACTCGATGGAGTAAACCCAGagactgtatatttttaaattagagtCTAATCTCTTGTGAGGtagtgtttctatttttattactagTTATGTAAAATAACCTCTGTCTCCGCATGGCGGTTCTGTCAGTAACTAAAATTAACCCGGAACACTGAATTTACATCAACACGTGAGTAGATGGCATTAATACAAGTGAATTAATAAATTTATTGTAAATTATTAACACGTGTCAATGCATTCTTTTGTAGACATGGACTGTAAAGTAAGCTCAGTGCATTAGCTCGTAAATTTCAACAATCTGTTGTCATCTAAATAAAGATGAAAGAACATGAACCTGCATGTCGGGAGGACACACGTAGCTAGCTCACTGGGGACCCAAGCTGCCACTGCAAATGCTTTGAGAATGGGGAGGGGAAGGGTTTCCGTAATATAAAGCTtttgatatatttaaaataaacagtTACTTCCCACAAACACTTGATACATGTATTTCATTTCTACATTattgcatctttttaaaaaaatgtatggtgtgtatgaacaaattcgtgtgtgtgtgtgtgtgtgtgtgtgtgtgtgtgtgtgtgtgtgtgtgtttctgcgtGTGTCTGCATGCGagtgtctgtgggtgtgtctatatctgtgtgtctgactgtgtgtgtctgtgtgtctgtgtgacaactgtatgtgtaggtcagagggccacactgtttgagacagagtcctgtTGTTCACTCTGCATAGCCagactagctggcctgtgagctacCAGGGACGCATCTCTGACTCACATCTGTCAGCAGGAGCAATGGGGTCACAGATGTGTGCTCCTGGGCCTGGttttaagtgggttctggagatcaagccCGGGTCTCCACTCACGCTTTAAGtgctcacccactgagccatctcccctacCCAACCGTGACTTCTTTTAAGAATTCACTAGTGATCGTGCAAACAGTGTCTTAGTGCTGGCAGTGCTGAGGGTGACTCTCTGACCCCCGACCTCAGCTGTGCTATCGCCTTCTGCAGGAATGTGGGGAGGAGGGGTGCAGggctccttctcctctccctcttctccactCCTTCCATCTTCCTCATGCCAACCACAGAGGGATTTGGAGAACATGCTAGAAATATAGAATTCGGGCCTTCTCCAGATGTGCTGACCTAGAACCTCACTGAGCAAGGTGTCTGGTGATGAGTGTGCATGGTAAGGTCTGAGAGAACACAGCCAATGACCCCTCTCAACAGGTAGACCCTCTCAACAGGTAGACCCTCTCAACAGGTAGACCCTCTCAACAGGTACACCCTCTCAACAGGTACACCCTCTCAACAGGTACACCCCTCTCAACAGGTAGACTCTCAAAGGAATAATTAAAGAGGGTTAGAGGTCTACCAAGGTGCGGCCTGAGAGAGGTACCAAAGGTTGGTAGGGAGCTGGCAAGGAACTCAATGACAGCATAGGCAATCAGAAGGACACTGCAAGGGGAGTTCTGGTTTCGGGGAAGATGCAGCCATGGTCCAGCTATGACCTGGAGCAGTTGGAGATAAAGACCTGACTACTTCTCTCTGCAGTCTTCTGTACATGTGTCCAATTAGCAACAGGAAGTCAGAAGGTGAGGAAGCCTAGGTAGTATACACCATAGGGATCGGGAAAGGGAGGCAAAGAGGTCCGGCTGGGTGGGATGCTGTATGCAGAGGAAGAGGTCCATCTGGGTAGGATGCTATTGTGCAGAGAAAGATCCAGCTGGGTGGGATGCCGTATGCAGAGGAAGAGGTCCATCTGGGTAGGATGCTATGTGCAAAGAAAGATCCAGCTGGATGGGATGCCGTATGCAGAGGAAGAGGTCCATCTGGGTAGGATGCTATGTGCAGAGAAAGATCCAGCTGGGTGGGATGCCGTATGCAGAGGAAGAGGTCCATCTGGGTAGGATGCTATGTGCAGAGAAAGATCCAGCTGGGTGGGATGCCATATGCAGAAACCATTAGCACCAATGCCGTCTCCCTTAGTTATATCCCCTTAAGCCTGTAGCCACGGGTCTGTGACTTGCAAGCCTCCCGTGTTGCAGATACTTGATCCCCCTCCCAGATCTCTTTCACTAAGCAGGTGACTATCTCTCAACTGCTCTGAGGGGCAGCTGCTGAAATACTCATAAGTACTCAGAAGTGAGACCCACCTTCTTCCCGGCTGGGCCAGTTACCATGGAGATCAAATGGGCCTGCCTCCCTGGCTAAAATGGAGACCATCTTGTATAATTCATGCTCCAGGGCTCCCATGAGATCAGCCACAGCTTGTCCAGTTGGGAACATATCCTGCTCCATCCCTCCTGttatcctcacacacacaccctcttgaGGGCACCCCTCCCCCATGCTTCAGGAATCCAGATGTAGGACTTTGATTGACATTCAAATACTCCTAGGACTCAAAGTAAATTCAAACCGATACAACTGTAATAATATTAACCATTTCTTAGAGTTTATCAAATCATAGGGGAGTAAAACTAGGAAACAATAGCAAAAGAAACGATACAAAGGTAAGAATTGGACACACACTTGAATGGTCAGTAGACCCTGAGGAATGGAGTTCACAAGCTGATGCAAAGAACAGTCAGTGGTGCAAAGTTCTGGTTACAGCCAAAACAGAAGTTTGTAACTATGAATGCTTACATTTAAAACTTCAGGGCTCGGCGCTGGAGAGGAGGtgcacagtggttaagaacacctgttcttctggcccccgttttgggtgactgttgccttgcttgctgaccttgaccttgatagcctccctatgctaattccctgccgggtttcaccctcctgaatgcttaagggaagatccttgtctgtgtatcctgcataatgggcattaacagcttagatgcaagattgtaaaacatcggtagtgaacttctgccctccggggttctcccattgtgctgtaagcctgtatttaagacttcttccctccttcaataaacagcattcggcattaaataaataaataaataaaagaacacttgttcttgcagaagaccaaggtttgatttccagcaccacatggcagctcacaactggctgtaactcagttccaaaggatccgacaccctcttctgacctccacgaaCAACAGGCACAGGCTCACAAACATACCTGCATGCCAAACActcccacataaaataaataaacctaaaaaatactttttaaatcagGCCTGGAaagatatctcagtggttaagagcactagctgcgcttttttgttgttgttgttgttattgttgttgttcttgttgttttgttttttgagacagggtttctctgtgtagtttttggtgcctgtcccggatctcgctctgtagaccaggctggcctcgaactcacagagattcacctgcttctgcctcccgagtgctgggattaaaggcgtgcgccaccaccacccggctacaagctgctcttccagaggacctaggtctagttcccacatggtagctcacaatcttCTGAAACTCCAATTCTAGGAGATCAGACACCATCTGGCCTACACAGATATACAGACAAAATACCtatcaaaataaaatagtaattattttaaaataaaaatgtttaaaaaccaaagaggaagctgaagagatagctcagctgttaaaagcactcactgctcttacagaggataggagtttggttcccagcacccacactggcccctcacaaccacctataactccagctccacggaCTCCAGCACCCTCCTGgggcctcctcaggcacccacacacatgtgcacacacacatacacataaataagagtAAAATATTAAAGAAGTCCCAGATAAATAACAGAATGAATGCACTCCAATATTTTTTAGTGAATAAGCCCAACTCCAGTCAGTAGACAGACATAATAAAGCTGAGACACGAGACTGAGtgggaaagagaaatacaaagaatcaaaggGCTGGTTACTTCAAAACATAAACAAGTTCCACAAGTCCTAAGCAAAAGTAACCACAGGAAAGAAGaaacccaaattaataaaatagagatGGGCCTGGTGGTCGAAGAAaacaaatagagagagagagagagagagagagagagagagagagagagagagagagaccctgtcttgaaaaaccaaaaataaatgaaataaaataaaattagagatggaaAGGAGGAGGCTATGATAGATATCAACCAAAGACCAAAGgcaggggtttttgttgttgttgtttcttttgtttgtttgtttgtttgttttttcgagacagggcttctctgtgtagttttggtgcctgtcctggatctcactctatagaccaggctggcctcaaactcatagagatccacctgcctctgcttcctgaatgctgggattaaaggtgtgtgctaccactgctcagccttctttttttaaagatttatttatttatcatgtatacaatattctgcctgcatgtatgcctgcacaccagaagagggcaccagatctcattatagatggtgccaccatgtgcttgctgggaattgaactcaggacctctggaagagcagccagtgctcttaacctctgaactatctctccagccccacaggggGCTGTTAAGCAATGCTTTGAAAATCTAAATTCCAAAGTGCTGAGAAATCAAGAGGAAATAATTCCTGGACATATATGACCaaccaaagttaaataaaaattttttacaaCAATATTTCTCTATACTGAGCAAGGAGACTGAAGCAATAATAAAGTGTCTCCCAGTGAAGAAAACCCACGACCACACAGATTCACTGCTGAGTTCTACCAGACCTTTAGAAAGAGACTAATGTGTCATTTGAGAATGTTCCTCAAACTATTGCATGAAATAGAAAttgaaggaacattgccaaactcatTCTATGAGACCAATATTACAGTAATACCAGAGCCAGGAAGGACATAACAAAAGAATATAGACCAATAGTCCatgaacatagacacaaaaaAACTCAGTACAATATTCGCAAACTGAATTCAACAATCCATTTTTAAGTATATACCATTTTCAATTTGGCCTCATTCTAAGAATATAAAGATGGTTCAGACCCCACAAATCAATACACATAATAAAGCACGCACAGAGCCTCCAGCATAGAACCCACAGTCACCTTAACAGACTCGGGAAGGCTTCGAAGTCCATGTCAAATGGGCTtccttattattttgttttgtttggttgggttttttgtttgagtagtttggttttgagaaaaggtcttgccatgtagcccaaggTTAGCTCAAAATGcagtctgctgtggaataatccttctgtacactgtgaaaatgtgttgctctcattgttaataaaaagttgattggctgatagctaggattttgggggcagagaaaatgctgggaggaagaagggcagagtcagaggagtctccAGGATTCAAAGAGGGAGTAAGCCATGCTGGAGGACAGctgaagccacaagccacgtggcaatacataaatagaaataggttcctttaagttctaagagctagtaaCAAAGCTTGAGCTGCTG
Encoded proteins:
- the Susd5 gene encoding sushi domain-containing protein 5, yielding MSAGPRWPAPGSLPALCAALLLLGLQPPPVSTEGKLFLLESQNGSQGLDLEAARLSCRSRGAHLVSAGELRRVVQDCAFAVCTTGWLADGTLGTTVCSKGSDEQQIARAVDVRIDSHPVPGAKYNALCIKDEERPCGDPPSFPHTILQGRTGLEMGDELLYVCAPGSVTGRGETAFTLLCNSCGEWYGLVQACGKDEAEAHIDYEDNFPDDRSVSFRELMEDSRAEGEEEKAQEDASEETPKQDSVVLTSVSKENIAQENAFVPTTGLPGPGSRVRTDWPRSRLNRKYSLWFPAETFHKSELEKEVRDETKDPLPAGENHSEGELVPGESETRLVYAATYSPSEPLVDRNDSKAEDPVVSSSDDSWLDGYPVTDGAWRKVEAEREDDGSVGLDESVLITPDQPTGKVKEQKNSTTAPSKSVVDSSVVPSQMLNVEALVPGPMDVSETEGPYTRDGDLTKYQSTIPRRVTTEPSPMATLPNELTTSTQETVPTTLRQTHKLILSTSVEATQPPVEATAPEIQDSFPYLLSEDFLGQEGAGPGVGEEKLLPTLAPCVGSECPSLRRGPVITIIVTVLCLLLLLAVVGAVWGYRRCQHKSSVYKLNVGQRQARHYHQQIEMEKV